AACCACTTCTATAGAAGACCTCAAAAACGAAGCACTTGGTAAAACCGAAGTTAAAAACCCAAGAAGGTTTGAACCAGATTTTTACATAGAGAAAATTCCTACCAACGCCCAAGACATCGCTCAACTTAAGCAAGATAGAGATACAGCATCGCTAGGATTAGGTATGATGTACGAAAATATTTTTTCTAACACTAAACTTGCCACTAAAACATTATTTGACCTAGTAAACGCTCAGCCAAAAGAAGACATAAAACTTCAGGCATTGTATCAAATATTTTCTATTAACTACGAAAAAAATCCGCAAGAGGCAGAGAAAGCCAAAAACATTATTATTAGTGAGTTCCCTTACACTCATTATGCGGAATTTGTAAAAAATCCTAAGCGTGGAGGTTTAGGTGTAGCTTCGTCGGAAGTAGAGAGCATCTATAAACAAGCCTACCAACTCTACACAGAAGAAAAATATGAGGACAGCAAAGCTCTTATAGAAAAAACAATAGAAGCCTATCCCAAAGATGCTCTAGTACCGAAGTTATCTTTGCTTAATGCATTTAATACAGGGAAAACAGTGGGAAAAGAAATCATGATTTTACAACTACAACAGATTGCTCTAAACTACGAAAAACTCCCCGAAGGCGAAAAAGCAAAACAAATGCTAGCTTATCTTAGTAGTGATTTAAAAACACCAACCGACGAACAAGGCAAGACAGCGCAGCCTAGTGTGAGTGTAGTGGTAACCGACGAAACAGCGGAAGACCAAGGAGAGGAAGCCCCTAACCTCAATCTAGCCCCATCTACCACACCACCCAAAATTAACCTCAACGAACTTAGAAAACAAAAATTACAAAAAGAAACTATCAAAGCTAATCCAAAATAGGGAGTTTACTTTGCTTTTCGTTTTACGCCTTGAAAATCTTTTAAATAAAAAGGTTCAAAGTAGGCAACATCTTCCCATTCTTTGTTCATAGCCTTTTCTAAGGATTTCTTGATAAGGTATTCTGCCGAAGGGTAAACCTCTGCCTTGTAAGAAGCATTGGGTAAGTTTAAAATCGTTTGTGCTTTGGCCGCCCCATCTCCTACGAAAAGAATTTTGTGGTCTTTATAATCTTCAAACGAAAACTCATCTAGGATTTTGGCTTCCGTTTCCGAAACTACTGCCCCTGTTTTGCCATCAAATACCGAAGTATAAACTTCCATTCTTCTAGCATCAACCATAGGGATTATAAAATCAAACCCTTGATCTATAAAA
This Riemerella anatipestifer DNA region includes the following protein-coding sequences:
- the tsaB gene encoding tRNA (adenosine(37)-N6)-threonylcarbamoyltransferase complex dimerization subunit type 1 TsaB, whose product is MVILHLETSSKNCSVAISKGAELLCLCEEVSENYKQSESLHTFVEWALEGAELTLKDIQAVSLGMGPGSYTGLRIGAASAKGFCYGLKIPLIAVNSLETMVEPFIDQGFDFIIPMVDARRMEVYTSVFDGKTGAVVSETEAKILDEFSFEDYKDHKILFVGDGAAKAQTILNLPNASYKAEVYPSAEYLIKKSLEKAMNKEWEDVAYFEPFYLKDFQGVKRKAK